From Paraburkholderia fungorum, the proteins below share one genomic window:
- a CDS encoding drug:proton antiporter encodes MKIAVLVSVGRHPVSGVARYCRNDAAALTIALSLAKAHDATLDVLHAGDPSNPALKEYLALGARSVDVLELSGESASQADAATWLAARLRDYDLILTGTRAEGAFDSGMLPYRVAHELDIPLVGAAVDLTVRDGLAQVRQFMPKGLRRRVEVELPALIAVHPLANAAPTYAYARLREGTIRSVAATSSLKNPDHLAWSIRPSTAKPVRLAAAEKRSGHARMLSATTTESRGGSVVIEGSSVEKAQVILAYLREHQLVDY; translated from the coding sequence ATGAAGATCGCCGTTCTGGTGTCGGTGGGGCGTCATCCGGTTAGCGGCGTTGCGCGCTATTGCCGCAACGATGCAGCGGCGCTGACCATCGCGCTATCGCTCGCAAAAGCGCACGACGCAACGCTCGACGTGCTGCATGCCGGCGATCCGTCGAATCCTGCGTTAAAGGAGTATCTGGCACTCGGCGCGCGTTCGGTCGACGTACTCGAACTGTCCGGCGAATCCGCTTCGCAGGCTGACGCCGCGACATGGCTTGCGGCGCGTCTGCGGGATTACGACCTTATTCTGACGGGCACTCGTGCAGAAGGCGCCTTCGACAGCGGTATGTTGCCGTATCGCGTCGCGCACGAGTTGGACATTCCGCTGGTGGGCGCAGCAGTCGACCTGACTGTGCGGGACGGACTCGCGCAAGTGCGGCAGTTCATGCCGAAGGGCTTGCGCCGTCGCGTGGAAGTCGAATTGCCCGCGCTGATAGCCGTGCATCCGCTCGCTAATGCCGCGCCGACTTACGCTTATGCAAGGTTGCGCGAAGGCACGATCCGCTCCGTTGCCGCGACTTCATCATTAAAAAACCCCGACCACCTCGCGTGGAGCATCCGTCCCTCGACCGCAAAACCGGTGCGTCTCGCCGCCGCTGAAAAGCGCTCGGGCCACGCGCGGATGCTGTCGGCGACCACCACCGAGAGCCGCGGCGGCAGCGTCGTAATTGAAGGGAGTTCCGTCGAAAAAGCACAAGTGATTCTCGCGTATTTGCGCGAGCATCAACTCGTGGATTATTGA
- a CDS encoding aromatic ring-hydroxylating oxygenase subunit alpha: protein MKVSADVRAMIERRKKNYTLEAPFYTSEDIFALDMEAIFRQHWIQVAIEPDVPEPGDYITVEIGRDSILIVRDDDMQVRAFHNVCRHRGARLCNSDKGSLGNIVCPYHSWTYNLSGDLMFAEHMGEQFDRCKHSLKAVHVENLAGLIFICLADTPPADFSVMRAAMEPYLLPHDLASCKIAASIDIVEEGNWKLTMENNRECYHCVANHPELTISLYEYGFGYQRTPANEEGMAAFEETVARRTAQWEAMNLPSAEIERLADLVTGFRTQRLPLDRDGESQTLDAKVASKKLLGGFEQADLGGLSFWTQPNSWHHFMSDHIVTFSVIPLSADKTLVRTKWLVHKDAREGIDYDVNNLTAVWRATNDQDRALVEYSQRGASSSAYEPGPYSPFTEGLVEKFCEWYIGRMADYGNAPQTHEAGTGTPVSHGEKVVSFKR, encoded by the coding sequence ATGAAAGTTTCGGCAGACGTTCGCGCAATGATCGAACGCCGCAAAAAGAATTACACGCTGGAAGCGCCGTTCTATACGAGCGAAGATATTTTCGCGCTCGACATGGAAGCGATTTTCCGTCAGCACTGGATTCAGGTCGCAATAGAACCCGACGTGCCGGAACCGGGCGATTACATCACCGTGGAAATCGGCCGCGATTCGATTCTGATCGTGCGCGACGACGATATGCAGGTGCGCGCGTTTCACAATGTTTGCCGCCACCGTGGCGCGCGTTTGTGCAATAGCGACAAAGGCTCGCTTGGCAATATCGTCTGCCCGTATCACAGCTGGACCTATAACCTGAGCGGCGACCTGATGTTCGCCGAGCATATGGGTGAACAATTCGACCGCTGCAAACACAGCCTGAAGGCCGTGCATGTCGAGAATCTCGCCGGGCTGATTTTCATCTGTCTCGCCGACACACCGCCCGCTGACTTTTCCGTGATGCGCGCTGCCATGGAGCCGTATCTGCTGCCGCACGATCTGGCGAGCTGCAAGATCGCCGCGTCGATCGATATCGTCGAGGAAGGCAACTGGAAGCTCACGATGGAGAACAATCGCGAGTGCTATCACTGCGTCGCGAACCATCCAGAGCTGACCATTTCGCTGTATGAATACGGCTTCGGTTATCAGCGCACGCCCGCCAATGAAGAAGGCATGGCCGCGTTCGAAGAAACCGTCGCGCGTCGAACTGCGCAGTGGGAAGCGATGAACTTGCCGTCGGCGGAAATCGAACGGCTCGCCGATCTGGTCACGGGTTTTCGCACGCAACGCCTGCCGCTCGATCGCGACGGCGAGTCGCAGACGCTCGACGCGAAAGTGGCGTCGAAGAAGTTGCTCGGCGGTTTCGAGCAGGCCGATCTCGGCGGCCTGTCGTTCTGGACGCAGCCTAATTCGTGGCATCACTTCATGAGCGATCACATCGTCACGTTCTCGGTGATTCCGTTGTCCGCGGATAAAACGCTGGTGCGCACGAAATGGCTCGTGCACAAAGACGCGCGCGAAGGTATCGACTACGACGTCAACAATCTGACGGCCGTATGGCGCGCGACCAATGATCAGGACCGCGCGCTCGTCGAGTATTCACAACGTGGTGCAAGCAGCAGCGCGTATGAGCCGGGGCCGTATTCACCCTTTACCGAAGGGCTCGTCGAGAAGTTTTGCGAGTGGTACATCGGCCGGATGGCGGATTACGGCAATGCGCCGCAAACTCACGAGGCCGGCACGGGAACGCCGGTTTCACACGGCGAAAAAGTCGTGTCCTTCAAGCGCTGA
- a CDS encoding electron transfer flavoprotein subunit alpha/FixB family protein has translation MNTLKRIDPRRPYTVTAEGLKRITLGATGDALAMQFNMPGGVVVHHESSRPRRTTAAPQRVLLVAAHADRGALDDHARQTLAAAAFIADAATEIVLLVFGEFTGDAATSGADKLIELPMFDRRQYAPDDELNVLAACVAAYSPVHVFLPDNATGDGDLGRRYAAAANASIATHVVEIDAQHVAAYIHANTALASRNLPDVVLLAPNAVDPKLPFVGAGERVVWRFDSATISSKGAVRDLGIEEIDAAQLALEEADFIVSAGNGVSDVPAFEKLAGTLGAAIGASRVAVDDGKFTRDKQIGATGKTVEASVVIAFGISGAVQHLQGIKDCRHVIAVNLDASAPIAKRANLTVIADAQETIAALNEAAAAARKARGTGAALLNTTAAPEGVLA, from the coding sequence ATGAATACGCTCAAACGAATCGATCCGCGCAGGCCGTACACGGTGACGGCAGAGGGGCTCAAACGCATCACGCTGGGCGCGACGGGTGACGCGCTCGCAATGCAGTTCAACATGCCGGGTGGCGTGGTCGTGCATCATGAATCGTCCAGGCCGCGCCGCACGACCGCCGCGCCGCAACGTGTATTGCTGGTAGCCGCACATGCCGACCGTGGCGCATTGGACGACCACGCACGTCAGACGCTGGCGGCCGCCGCCTTTATCGCCGATGCAGCGACGGAAATCGTGCTGCTCGTATTCGGCGAATTCACCGGCGACGCCGCCACGTCAGGAGCCGACAAACTGATCGAACTGCCGATGTTCGACCGCCGCCAATATGCGCCCGATGACGAATTGAACGTGTTGGCCGCGTGCGTCGCGGCCTATTCGCCAGTGCATGTTTTTCTGCCAGACAATGCCACTGGCGACGGCGATCTGGGTCGCCGCTATGCCGCAGCCGCTAACGCAAGCATCGCAACCCACGTCGTAGAAATCGACGCGCAGCATGTCGCCGCTTATATCCACGCGAATACGGCGCTCGCTTCACGCAATCTACCGGACGTAGTGCTGCTCGCACCCAACGCGGTCGATCCGAAACTGCCGTTCGTCGGCGCAGGCGAACGTGTTGTGTGGCGCTTCGATAGCGCGACTATTTCGTCAAAAGGTGCCGTGCGCGATCTCGGTATCGAGGAAATCGACGCCGCGCAACTGGCGCTCGAAGAAGCGGATTTCATCGTGTCCGCAGGTAATGGCGTGAGCGACGTGCCGGCGTTCGAGAAGCTGGCGGGCACCTTGGGCGCGGCCATCGGCGCGAGCCGTGTCGCCGTCGACGACGGCAAATTCACCCGCGACAAGCAGATCGGCGCAACCGGCAAGACGGTCGAAGCGAGCGTGGTTATCGCGTTCGGCATTTCCGGCGCCGTGCAGCATCTGCAAGGGATCAAGGATTGCCGTCACGTGATTGCCGTGAATCTGGACGCCAGCGCGCCGATCGCGAAGCGGGCGAATCTGACCGTTATCGCGGATGCGCAGGAAACCATCGCGGCGCTCAACGAAGCGGCCGCAGCGGCGCGCAAGGCTCGTGGAACCGGCGCGGCCTTGCTCAATACGACGGCGGCTCCCGAAGGAGTGCTCGCATGA